One window from the genome of Thermus sediminis encodes:
- the tsaD gene encoding tRNA (adenosine(37)-N6)-threonylcarbamoyltransferase complex transferase subunit TsaD — protein sequence MWVLGIDTSCDDTGVGLVREGQVVVNLVLSQALHQGFGGVVPELASREHLKALPRLTQEALAQAGVAPKDLALIAATRGPGLIGALLVGYTFAKGLAWALERPFYAIHHLEGHIAAAWPEGLEPPFLVLVASGGHTHLYEVLGLGQYRLLGATRDDAAGEAFDKVARLLGLGFPGGPELERLAGEAEEGVPFPVPLRDQEGYDFSFSGLKTRALHLVEKGLPKAALAKGFQEAAIAHLAEVVLRAAKAAGHGALLVAGGVAANRALQERFKEAGLKVHFPPKGLSQDNGAMIALAAWRRHRAGLPPSPLALGATPYWPLEAT from the coding sequence ATGTGGGTCCTCGGCATAGACACCTCCTGCGACGACACCGGGGTGGGCCTGGTAAGGGAGGGCCAGGTGGTGGTGAACCTGGTCCTGAGCCAGGCCCTCCACCAGGGCTTTGGCGGCGTGGTGCCGGAGCTCGCCAGCCGGGAGCACCTCAAGGCCCTCCCCCGCCTCACCCAGGAGGCCCTCGCCCAGGCGGGGGTCGCCCCCAAGGACCTGGCCCTCATCGCCGCCACCCGGGGGCCCGGCCTGATCGGGGCCCTCCTCGTGGGTTACACCTTCGCCAAGGGCCTGGCCTGGGCCCTGGAGAGGCCCTTCTACGCCATCCACCACCTAGAAGGCCACATCGCCGCCGCCTGGCCCGAGGGCCTAGAGCCCCCCTTCCTGGTCCTGGTGGCCTCGGGGGGGCACACCCACCTCTACGAGGTCCTGGGCCTTGGGCAGTACCGCCTCCTCGGGGCCACCCGGGACGACGCCGCCGGGGAGGCCTTTGACAAGGTGGCGAGGCTTCTAGGCCTGGGCTTCCCCGGGGGGCCGGAGCTGGAGCGCCTGGCAGGGGAGGCGGAGGAGGGCGTCCCCTTCCCCGTGCCCCTAAGGGACCAGGAGGGGTACGACTTCAGCTTCTCCGGCCTCAAGACGCGGGCCTTACACTTGGTGGAGAAGGGCCTCCCCAAGGCCGCCCTCGCCAAGGGCTTCCAGGAGGCGGCCATCGCCCACCTCGCCGAGGTGGTCTTGAGGGCGGCTAAGGCTGCGGGGCACGGAGCCCTCCTCGTGGCCGGGGGGGTGGCGGCGAACCGGGCGCTTCAGGAGCGCTTTAAAGAGGCGGGTCTGAAGGTCCACTTTCCCCCCAAAGGCCTTTCCCAGGACAACGGGGCCATGATCGCCCTGGCCGCCTGGCGGCGCCATAGGGCGGGCCTTCCCCCAAGCCCCCTCGCCTTGGGGGCCACCCCTTACTGGCCCCTCGAGGCCACCTGA
- the secA gene encoding preprotein translocase subunit SecA, which yields MLGLIRKLFDNNEREIARYHKQVVEPVNHLEAEVEKIGDLAAAYRELKEKHERGASLEELLPMAFALTRESAKRYLGMRHFDVQLIGGAVLHEGKIAEMKTGEGKTLVATLAVALNALRGKGVHVVTVNDYLARRDAEWMGPVYRGLGLSVGVIQHSSTPEERRKAYLADVTYVTNSELGFDYLRDNMAISPDQLVLRHDTPLHYAIIDEVDSILIDEARTPLIISGPAEKATDLYYKMAEIAKKLERGLPAEPGVRKEPTGDYTIEEKNRSVHLTLQGIAKAERLLGVEGLFSPENMELAHMLIQAIRAKELYHKDRDYILQDGQVIIVDEFTGRLMPGRRYGEGLHQAIEAKEGVKIERENQTLATITYQNFFRLYEKRAGMTGTAKTEEKEFQEIYGMDVVVVPTNRPMIRTDHPDVVYRTEKGKFFAAVEEIAEKYERGQPVLVGTISIEKSERLSQMLKEPRLYFPRLEMRIELFKKASAKQGGEAWERLRKLLERPTALKDEDLAPFEDLIPPKGNLRTAWEGLKRAVHTLEVLRKGIPHQVLNAKHHAKEAEIVAQAGRSKTVTIATNMAGRGTDIKLGGNPEYLAAALLEKEGFDRYEWKVELFIKKMVSGQEEEARALAQELGVKEDLLERIRQIREECRADEERVRSLGGLFILGTERHESRRIDNQLRGRAGRQGDPGGSRFYVSFDDDLMRLFASDRVIAMLDRMGFDDSEPIEHRMVTRSIERAQKRVEDRNFGIRKQLLQFDDVMARQREVIYAQRRLILLGKGEEVREAALGMVEETAASLAENFLNPEVHPEDWDLEALRTALLDVAPQLADFPWEELRGLKPEEGVERLVGAALKAYEAREGELTPPLMRAVERFVILNVVDSAWKEHLHNLDVLRQGIFLRGYGQRDPFQEYKIEATRLFNDMVGFIKAEVTKFLFRLKVEAEPVRPVREAPYVPVPEPKGETGTFGMARKRPATPPPQPGLSRAERRRLMREERRRKKG from the coding sequence ATGCTCGGCCTCATACGGAAGCTCTTTGACAACAATGAGCGGGAGATCGCCCGCTACCACAAGCAGGTGGTGGAGCCCGTAAACCACCTCGAGGCGGAGGTGGAAAAGATAGGGGACCTCGCCGCCGCCTACCGCGAGCTCAAGGAGAAGCACGAGCGGGGGGCGAGCTTGGAGGAGCTTCTCCCCATGGCCTTCGCCCTCACCCGGGAGTCCGCCAAGCGCTACCTGGGCATGCGCCACTTCGACGTCCAGCTCATCGGCGGAGCCGTCCTCCATGAGGGCAAGATCGCCGAGATGAAGACCGGGGAGGGGAAGACCCTGGTGGCCACCTTGGCCGTGGCCCTGAACGCCCTCAGGGGCAAGGGCGTGCACGTGGTCACGGTGAACGACTACCTGGCCCGGCGGGACGCCGAGTGGATGGGGCCCGTCTACCGGGGCCTGGGCCTAAGCGTGGGGGTGATCCAGCATAGCTCCACCCCGGAGGAGCGCCGCAAGGCCTACCTGGCGGACGTCACCTACGTGACCAACTCCGAGCTGGGCTTTGACTACCTCCGGGACAACATGGCGATAAGCCCCGACCAACTGGTCCTCCGCCACGACACCCCCCTCCACTACGCCATCATCGACGAGGTGGACTCCATCCTCATCGACGAGGCCCGCACCCCCCTCATCATCTCCGGCCCCGCGGAGAAGGCCACCGACCTGTACTACAAGATGGCGGAGATCGCCAAGAAGCTGGAGAGGGGCCTGCCCGCCGAGCCCGGGGTGCGCAAGGAGCCCACGGGGGACTACACCATTGAGGAGAAAAACCGCTCGGTCCACCTCACCCTCCAGGGGATCGCCAAGGCGGAAAGGCTCCTTGGGGTGGAGGGGCTCTTCAGCCCGGAGAACATGGAGCTCGCCCACATGCTCATCCAGGCCATCCGGGCCAAGGAGCTCTACCACAAAGATCGCGACTACATCCTCCAGGATGGCCAGGTCATTATCGTGGACGAGTTCACGGGCCGCCTCATGCCCGGAAGGCGCTACGGGGAAGGCCTCCACCAGGCCATCGAGGCCAAGGAGGGGGTCAAGATTGAGCGGGAGAACCAGACCCTGGCCACCATCACCTACCAAAACTTCTTCCGCCTCTACGAGAAGCGGGCGGGGATGACCGGCACCGCCAAGACCGAGGAGAAGGAGTTCCAGGAGATCTACGGCATGGACGTGGTGGTGGTGCCCACCAACCGCCCCATGATCCGCACCGACCACCCCGACGTGGTCTACCGAACGGAAAAGGGGAAGTTCTTCGCCGCGGTGGAGGAGATCGCCGAGAAGTACGAGCGGGGCCAACCCGTCCTGGTGGGCACCATCAGCATTGAGAAGTCGGAAAGGCTTTCCCAGATGCTCAAGGAGCCCAGGCTCTACTTCCCCCGGCTGGAGATGCGCATAGAGCTCTTCAAAAAGGCTAGCGCCAAGCAGGGGGGAGAGGCTTGGGAGCGCCTGAGGAAGCTTTTGGAGAGGCCCACGGCCCTCAAGGACGAGGACCTCGCCCCCTTTGAGGACCTCATTCCGCCCAAGGGGAACCTGCGCACGGCCTGGGAGGGCCTAAAGAGGGCGGTGCACACCCTGGAGGTTCTCCGCAAGGGCATTCCCCACCAGGTGTTGAACGCCAAGCACCACGCCAAGGAGGCGGAGATCGTGGCCCAGGCGGGCCGCTCCAAGACCGTCACCATCGCCACCAACATGGCGGGCCGGGGCACGGACATCAAACTGGGGGGCAATCCCGAGTACCTGGCCGCCGCCCTCCTGGAAAAGGAGGGGTTTGACCGGTACGAGTGGAAGGTAGAGCTCTTCATCAAGAAGATGGTCTCCGGCCAGGAGGAGGAGGCCCGGGCCCTGGCCCAGGAGCTCGGGGTGAAGGAGGACCTCCTGGAGAGGATCCGCCAGATCCGCGAGGAGTGCAGGGCCGATGAGGAGCGGGTGCGAAGCCTGGGGGGCCTCTTCATCCTAGGCACCGAGCGCCACGAGTCCCGGCGCATCGACAACCAACTCAGGGGCCGTGCGGGCCGCCAAGGGGACCCTGGGGGGAGCCGCTTTTACGTTTCCTTTGACGACGACCTCATGCGCCTCTTCGCCTCGGATCGGGTCATCGCCATGCTAGACCGCATGGGCTTTGACGATTCGGAGCCCATCGAGCACCGCATGGTGACCCGTTCCATCGAACGGGCGCAGAAGCGGGTGGAAGACCGCAACTTCGGCATCCGCAAGCAGCTTCTCCAGTTTGACGATGTGATGGCCCGTCAGCGGGAGGTCATCTACGCCCAGCGCCGCCTCATCCTCCTGGGCAAGGGCGAGGAGGTGCGGGAGGCCGCCCTTGGCATGGTGGAGGAGACGGCGGCCTCGCTGGCGGAGAACTTCTTGAACCCTGAGGTCCATCCCGAGGACTGGGACCTCGAGGCCCTGAGGACCGCCCTTCTGGACGTGGCCCCCCAGCTGGCCGACTTCCCTTGGGAGGAGCTGCGGGGGCTCAAACCCGAGGAAGGGGTGGAGCGCCTGGTGGGGGCCGCCCTCAAGGCCTATGAGGCTCGGGAAGGGGAGCTCACCCCCCCGCTCATGCGGGCGGTGGAGCGCTTCGTGATCCTGAACGTGGTGGACTCCGCCTGGAAGGAGCACCTCCACAACCTGGACGTGCTGAGGCAAGGGATCTTCCTCCGGGGCTATGGCCAGAGGGACCCCTTCCAGGAGTACAAGATCGAGGCCACCCGCCTCTTCAACGACATGGTGGGTTTCATCAAGGCCGAGGTGACCAAGTTCCTCTTCCGCCTCAAGGTGGAGGCCGAGCCCGTCCGTCCCGTGCGGGAGGCCCCGTACGTGCCCGTCCCCGAACCCAAGGGGGAGACGGGCACCTTCGGGATGGCCCGCAAGCGCCCTGCTACTCCCCCGCCCCAACCGGGGCTTTCCCGAGCGGAGCGCCGCCGCCTCATGCGGGAGGAGAGGCGGCGCAAGAAGGGGTAG